AGGCGCTGAGTTTATTATTCAGTTACCCAATAGCATTAAAGATATCTCATATATTCGAACGGCGGGTGCTGTACCAGAAAAAATCATGTTCTTTGAAACGAACATTGAAGCCGCCCATGCCCTTTTTGAAAGTTGCGCGTGCTTGCAAACAGCGCTAACCATTTGTCGTTCCATTAAAGAGTTAAGGCAAAGTCTTCAGCATAATATTAATCCAGATATTTTAATTATCTCGCAAAGTGTTGATAAACGAGGCGTGTTACCACCGGTAAAAGATATTGTTGATATTTGTCGTCAAGAAATTGGTTTTGCTGGAAAGGTCGTGTTATTTACGCCTTGGGATAAATTGAACCAGCAAATTGACGCGCTACCAGAATTAACCGTATTACCAAAGCCGATAACGCGAGAGAAAATAGTTAATGCAGTAGCTGAGCTTAATGCCTTACCCGCAGCAACGGCCAACAGTATTCCAGCTGTAAACGTTGTTTCATCCGTTAGCCCAGTTGCTCGATTTAAAGTGTTAGCCGTTGACGATAATGAAACAAACCTACAGCTGCTGAGTTTAGTGATGCGTACTTATCCAATTGAATTAGTAACAGTGACCAGTGGTAAACAAGCTTGCGTATTAGCCGATCAGCAACAATTTGACTTGATCATTACTGATGTGCAGATGCCCGAAATGGGCGGGGTAGAAGTGGCAAGTAATATTAAGTTGGGCAAGCTAAACCGTACAACACCTATTGTGGCGTTTACCGCCTTTGCGTTTAATGAAGAAAAGCAGTCGTTACTAGAACAAGGGATGGATGACTATTTAACGAAACCGCTAGATGAGCAAAAGCTTGCACAGTTATTGGCAAAATGGTGCTTTAAATCGCCTAAACTTAGTCTGGTTGTTAATTAAAGTGTTGGTATACAGAGATTAACTTCTGTATACCGTTTTAATTAGGTGGTAACCAAATTTCGTTTTTATTGGCCCATGTACTTCATATAAAGGCAGCTTAAATACCACATCATCAAATGGCTTGACCATATCCCCTTTATTAAATTCGCCTAAATCCCCCCCTCGCTTTTTAGATGGGCAGGTAGAATGCTTTTTGGCCAGTTTTTGAAAATCGCCGCCTTTATCAAGCTGTTGTTTAATTTTGAGGGCTTCGTCTTTGGACTTAACCAAAATATGATAAGCGCAAGCCTTTGGCATAATAATGTTCCTATAAAATCGAGTTAAAAAAGAATGCGCTTATTGAGCAATCTAGAGTTCGCTGGTTAAAGCGAGTCTAGCCGATTAAGCGTTGCTTGCAATTGTGCAAAATATTCACCTACATGTAATCCATCCATCAGACTATGATGAACATCAACAGAAACAGGCATCAAGATTTTATCACCATACGCTTGGTATTTCCCCATTACAATTTTGGGGATACTGTCTTGCCGGGGAATAGGGCTAGGATTACTGAAGCTAGTGAAGTGCAGCCAAGGCAGTACAGAAAAATGCACCACATTATTTTTTGATGGTTGCGGGTCGAGGCTTTTTTGTCCTGCTTTATGCGCCGAAATTTTGCGTTGGCCTTGTTCAATAAATAATGATAACTGCGGCGAGTAACCAAAGTCGCAGAAGCTAAAGCTATGATCTTTATTTAATACTGTGCAGCTGGCATCTAATTGTGCATATACTCTTACTTTATTATTTTCAATACGATAGCGCATGGGCTCATAATGGTTCGCGGTATCAATCGCTGCGAATAATGTGCTAAGAAAGAATGACCGCTTTTGCTCGTTGCACATTTTAACTGCTTCGGTGACATCTACATGGGCGCACACATTAAAAAAAGGTTGCTCGTAATGTAAAAAGAGTTCGTATTGATCTTTACGGTGCCAAGTATCTAGATTAATAAAGTGTGTCATTTATATTTCACCTGTCCTATTCATATAGCGAAATGTTTGTCGGTTTATTTTACATATTTTTTTTAATGTGAAAAAAAAATTAATAAAATCAATATGTAAAATATTGGCACAAGGGATGCTTTCAATGATAATGGTGCGCAAAATCACTTTACAATCTTGTTAATATTTAAATTTGGTAATTGACTGCAATGATACATAATAGAAGAAATCATCATCAAGTTGATGCGCTGCAACGCCCTTCTTTATCAGTAGCGCAGCATTATACTCTTAACGAAGTTGAATTTTATGGGTACGAAGGTTTGTTTACACGTGCAGTAGAAGGGCAGCGAGTTGTTGTTGCTATGCGTGATGATCATGCAATCACCATTGATGAAAGTGGCGATGTAGACATGGCACCGGATTTGGCGTTGCGTCGCTAGTTACAACATGGTGGTTCATGCAACTAGCGATTTAAACGTTTAGCCTTCGCTTACATTCACAATGGCAGTCTCAGGCAGTTGCTGATAGCGTGAGATGACTGCTTCAATACTCTCATTATATTCTTGTAACCCCTGATCAGCTAAAAAAGTAGCATTGTAGAGTTTAGAGTATGAACGCTCGCCTAAGTCACACGCAAAAGTCACAATTGTTTTTCTGGATGACGTTGTTTGATTGGGTTGCGAAGCGGTTGATTTAATTGCGGCTAATAAAGCGCCAGCCACATTAAGAGCCGAACTACTTCCTAACACGATACCGTCATTATCGCGAACATAGCGAGAAATGGTTAACAGATCCTGATCAGATAAGTTCACTGCTTTATCAATACAGGCATGCTCAAAGTTTTTTACCGTGCGCATTATTCCAATCCCTTCGGTAAAAGAACTGCCTTGTGCTTTATATTCACCCTCTTTTAGATAGTTGTAAATACCTGAGCCATCAGGATCAACTAACCATACATCAAGCTCAGGCTTTTGCTCTTTCAAATATTTTGAAGTGCCAGCAATCGTGCCTCCAGTGCCACAAACGGAAACTAATATGTCAATATTGCCTTGAGTTTGTTGCCAGATCTCAGGCCCCGTTTGCAAGTAATGAGCGCGCATATTTGATTCATTCTCAAACTGATTAGCCCACCAGTAGTTTGGGTTGTCGGCTGCAATGCGTTGCGCTGTGTGGTAAAAATGATTGGGATTAGCAAACGGGCAGGGAGCAACTAACTTGAGTTTAGCGCCATGCAACGCAATCATTCTTTCTTTTTCAATAGCTTGTCCGCTTGGCAT
This is a stretch of genomic DNA from Flocculibacter collagenilyticus. It encodes these proteins:
- a CDS encoding peptidylprolyl isomerase, which gives rise to MPKACAYHILVKSKDEALKIKQQLDKGGDFQKLAKKHSTCPSKKRGGDLGEFNKGDMVKPFDDVVFKLPLYEVHGPIKTKFGYHLIKTVYRS
- a CDS encoding CatA-like O-acetyltransferase; translated protein: MTHFINLDTWHRKDQYELFLHYEQPFFNVCAHVDVTEAVKMCNEQKRSFFLSTLFAAIDTANHYEPMRYRIENNKVRVYAQLDASCTVLNKDHSFSFCDFGYSPQLSLFIEQGQRKISAHKAGQKSLDPQPSKNNVVHFSVLPWLHFTSFSNPSPIPRQDSIPKIVMGKYQAYGDKILMPVSVDVHHSLMDGLHVGEYFAQLQATLNRLDSL
- a CDS encoding cysteine synthase A — translated: MTLSVANNMAELVGNTDLVKINSLSTLTGCDIYLKCEFQNPGGSIKDRAALQLVKDAEQRGDLKPGMTIVEGTAGNTGIGLAIVGKALGYDVLTVMPSGQAIEKERMIALHGAKLKLVAPCPFANPNHFYHTAQRIAADNPNYWWANQFENESNMRAHYLQTGPEIWQQTQGNIDILVSVCGTGGTIAGTSKYLKEQKPELDVWLVDPDGSGIYNYLKEGEYKAQGSSFTEGIGIMRTVKNFEHACIDKAVNLSDQDLLTISRYVRDNDGIVLGSSSALNVAGALLAAIKSTASQPNQTTSSRKTIVTFACDLGERSYSKLYNATFLADQGLQEYNESIEAVISRYQQLPETAIVNVSEG